In Sulfurisphaera javensis, a single genomic region encodes these proteins:
- a CDS encoding zinc ribbon domain-containing protein, whose product MVKYCPRCGYPNPDEANFCGRCGYQFPPMNQPPTMPQEQPYQPPYPQQPYSSQPTYPQQPFPYQPPYPQQPSKKKFSTKAIIGVALAVAVVLVVFLVVLPMLQPKYTLADAASVAHSYYGGNWNTDSSMSYSASYVGHGEYKVTFANGTTTTMNIYQLNNCFSTELSILTGVAPIQYTGGFFYPEYSNSLIPYPPTKVVLEVINETGTNVSIILFGLYWNYTPNYASLAYNITTAFLTNSTYQEQISSMSQLFSKYGIYFNMYNSGGYDYLVMTINNVTFMQQNIDAYTGLNWTAMGGMAGLSQNDIAVVITINLAPTQSQLHTFLSMVINSL is encoded by the coding sequence ATGGTTAAGTATTGTCCTAGATGTGGATATCCAAATCCCGATGAAGCTAATTTCTGCGGTAGATGTGGATATCAGTTTCCACCAATGAATCAACCTCCTACTATGCCCCAGGAACAGCCTTATCAACCACCTTATCCTCAACAGCCTTATTCATCACAGCCAACATATCCTCAGCAGCCTTTTCCGTATCAACCACCTTATCCTCAACAACCTTCAAAGAAAAAGTTTTCAACCAAAGCTATAATAGGCGTAGCTTTAGCAGTTGCTGTAGTTTTAGTAGTTTTCCTAGTAGTATTACCTATGCTTCAACCAAAATACACTTTAGCTGATGCTGCATCTGTCGCACATTCCTATTATGGAGGAAATTGGAATACTGATAGTTCTATGTCATATTCTGCCTCTTACGTAGGTCATGGTGAATATAAGGTAACTTTCGCAAACGGTACTACAACAACAATGAACATTTATCAACTTAATAACTGTTTCTCTACAGAGCTTTCAATACTCACGGGTGTTGCCCCCATTCAGTATACTGGAGGATTCTTCTATCCAGAATATTCAAATAGTCTCATACCATATCCTCCAACCAAAGTAGTTCTCGAGGTTATAAATGAGACCGGTACTAATGTGTCTATTATCCTATTTGGACTCTATTGGAATTACACTCCAAACTATGCATCTTTAGCATATAACATAACGACTGCATTCTTGACAAATTCAACATATCAAGAACAAATAAGTAGTATGTCTCAGTTATTCTCAAAATACGGAATATACTTCAATATGTATAACTCTGGTGGATATGATTATTTAGTGATGACAATTAATAACGTTACATTCATGCAACAAAATATTGATGCCTACACTGGATTAAATTGGACTGCCATGGGAGGTATGGCTGGTCTTTCACAAAATGATATTGCAGTAGTTATAACAATCAATCTAGCACCTACTCAATCTCAGCTTCACACTTTCCTATCGATGGTAATTAATAGTTTATAA
- the csa3 gene encoding CRISPR-associated CARF protein Csa3, with translation MSVNLVFGLGFTSEYIIRIIANRGISDVKEVYLFSVWNVDEFRKRQSEETINTVMKVLSAAGVKEIRPKYLNIDTTFDDIVLQIAEVVRGENLEFYLIGGMRVLNLALYYYAMLAQQVGKKVKILSFTEDMEKRYELPAKIPRKIGENHVEILRLMSDEKDWEIENISKQLGKSLSTISKQISDLEEENYIECKLKKPKICRITNLGKIIVELANSS, from the coding sequence ATGAGTGTAAATTTAGTTTTCGGATTAGGGTTCACATCAGAGTACATAATTAGGATAATAGCAAATAGAGGTATTAGCGATGTAAAAGAAGTATATCTTTTCTCTGTATGGAATGTTGATGAGTTTAGAAAAAGACAATCGGAAGAGACTATAAATACTGTAATGAAAGTCCTTTCAGCTGCGGGAGTAAAAGAAATTCGACCAAAGTATCTAAATATTGATACTACTTTCGACGATATAGTATTACAAATAGCTGAAGTAGTTAGAGGAGAAAACCTTGAATTCTATTTAATTGGAGGGATGAGAGTCCTTAACCTTGCATTATATTATTATGCGATGTTAGCCCAACAAGTTGGTAAAAAAGTAAAAATATTATCCTTCACAGAGGATATGGAAAAAAGATATGAATTACCAGCTAAAATTCCAAGGAAAATAGGAGAAAACCACGTGGAAATTTTAAGATTAATGAGTGATGAGAAAGATTGGGAAATTGAGAATATTTCAAAACAATTAGGAAAATCTTTGTCAACAATTTCTAAGCAAATAAGCGACTTAGAAGAAGAAAATTATATAGAATGTAAATTGAAAAAACCGAAAATATGCAGAATAACAAACTTAGGTAAAATAATAGTTGAATTAGCAAACTCGAGTTGA
- a CDS encoding VapB-type antitoxin yields MKTVRIKVKDEVFEIAEEMVKEGITSSINEAFNIIIEIGLNEAKKKLEMKKKVGEIVEKWLKEGLPKDLNLPTSEEVVSERE; encoded by the coding sequence ATGAAAACTGTTAGAATTAAAGTAAAGGATGAGGTATTTGAGATTGCTGAGGAAATGGTAAAAGAAGGAATTACCTCATCGATAAATGAAGCTTTTAACATAATAATTGAGATTGGATTAAATGAGGCTAAAAAGAAGTTAGAAATGAAGAAAAAAGTAGGCGAAATAGTAGAAAAGTGGCTTAAAGAAGGATTACCAAAGGATCTTAACTTACCTACTTCAGAAGAAGTAGTTAGTGAAAGAGAATGA
- a CDS encoding helicase-related protein, with the protein MLEKRLRERIENNVFTVKTLLQGIDIGHAKRIIHVDLPFLVKDFIQREGRAGRRENLDFVESIIIPRGFDPRLRNGFETLKVWLSIGPEVIIYNPDSLYVKLWDAVLKLREGRNLDNVEKNLAVLVNLIDEKGGVNYHKLNHFKFYEINTEKNRLVIERGGKMEEVDRISMKDLIEFYQPGYIDLSNKTIVNKVEYNPENKYFTVIEKPVDEIENECIKDGIEEYESVLMRWSKETGEYIPPNFELDLELGRVLSKVLVDIQFKGEGFVKYKEVPREVRWYILSRKRLPSVKDGKLEYVYYFNKIDLNCKPTPKKGGYEDITYAYEVKNVDAEAGMSFLLTALRLFYGIRPDLINYSYFGDILKIWETSPVGLLEKIREGGLVINGKKLDYDTFSAYLNNVKVDEAFKVIFYSLYPVEDIDFDKARQDALTLAFKLFKRVKIFNKVLPSAVRNIVLDKLRIKDKEFVGIVYPFLGGVNVITLTNPKEKEVLMKVLEASEFSDVILTTSYFPELAKLRINVVNVKEEFKKKFNAEVDPSDFSEEIVNLELEISSEEEDDEEKIKQLFKLRAEIIQGMANYLYS; encoded by the coding sequence TTGTTAGAAAAGAGGCTAAGAGAAAGGATCGAAAATAACGTTTTCACTGTAAAGACCTTACTTCAAGGAATAGACATAGGTCATGCTAAAAGAATAATTCATGTAGACTTACCTTTCTTAGTTAAAGACTTTATTCAAAGGGAAGGGAGAGCTGGAAGAAGAGAAAACCTTGACTTTGTTGAAAGCATAATTATTCCAAGAGGTTTTGACCCCAGGCTAAGAAATGGTTTTGAAACATTAAAAGTTTGGTTAAGCATAGGTCCAGAAGTAATCATTTATAATCCCGATAGTCTTTACGTAAAGTTATGGGATGCAGTATTGAAATTGAGGGAAGGGAGAAATTTAGATAACGTAGAGAAAAACTTAGCTGTTTTAGTAAACCTTATTGACGAAAAAGGGGGAGTGAACTACCACAAACTAAATCACTTCAAGTTTTATGAGATAAACACGGAAAAGAACAGATTAGTAATAGAAAGAGGAGGAAAAATGGAAGAAGTTGATAGAATTAGCATGAAAGACTTAATTGAGTTTTATCAGCCCGGGTATATTGATTTGTCAAATAAGACAATCGTTAATAAAGTGGAATACAACCCAGAGAACAAATACTTCACAGTTATCGAAAAGCCAGTAGACGAAATAGAAAATGAGTGTATTAAAGATGGCATTGAGGAATATGAAAGCGTTCTAATGAGGTGGAGTAAAGAGACTGGAGAATATATCCCTCCAAACTTTGAACTTGATTTAGAGCTAGGAAGAGTTCTGTCAAAAGTCCTTGTTGATATTCAATTTAAAGGTGAAGGGTTTGTAAAATATAAAGAAGTCCCAAGAGAAGTACGTTGGTATATACTTTCAAGGAAAAGATTGCCAAGCGTAAAAGATGGTAAGCTTGAGTATGTTTATTATTTTAATAAGATAGACTTAAACTGCAAACCAACTCCTAAAAAAGGAGGTTATGAGGACATAACTTACGCTTATGAAGTTAAGAATGTTGACGCTGAGGCTGGGATGTCTTTTTTACTCACAGCTTTAAGGCTATTTTACGGAATTAGACCAGATCTAATAAACTACAGCTATTTTGGAGATATACTAAAAATATGGGAGACTTCGCCAGTTGGTTTATTAGAGAAGATTAGGGAAGGAGGGTTGGTAATTAACGGTAAAAAATTAGATTATGATACTTTTTCAGCATATCTAAACAACGTTAAAGTAGATGAAGCATTTAAAGTCATTTTCTACTCCTTATATCCCGTAGAAGATATTGACTTTGATAAGGCAAGACAAGATGCCTTAACATTAGCCTTTAAATTATTCAAAAGGGTTAAGATATTTAACAAGGTTTTACCATCTGCAGTTAGGAATATTGTATTGGATAAGTTAAGGATTAAGGATAAGGAATTTGTTGGAATAGTTTATCCATTCCTTGGTGGTGTTAATGTAATCACATTAACTAATCCCAAGGAGAAAGAGGTTTTAATGAAGGTATTGGAAGCTTCAGAATTCTCAGATGTTATCCTTACAACCTCATATTTCCCAGAACTAGCAAAACTAAGAATTAACGTAGTAAATGTAAAGGAAGAATTTAAGAAAAAGTTTAATGCTGAAGTTGATCCGTCTGACTTTTCAGAAGAAATTGTGAATCTTGAGCTGGAAATTTCATCGGAAGAAGAAGATGATGAAGAGAAAATAAAACAACTTTTCAAGTTAAGGGCTGAGATTATACAAGGCATGGCAAATTATCTCTATAGCTAA
- the cmr1 gene encoding type III-B CRISPR module RAMP protein Cmr1, with amino-acid sequence MDKVAEFQLEVYSPHMGGFSGSPYNVDLGIIEKPRPTEIKALWRWWYRVLLSDCKKDYIKLDEEVGKSLGSNDTASLYIVRTSDFAENIGELCNSECIDNLVNAIINTANSYQGVKKKRLSDLLEINDFTKLVLGNVSENYKTKIKTLIDKITKAKKTRMFLALFPKRNEGESDRIYEDQGKLDNKEKLKNYLKRLVNDLIFFDEKLTFRLEIYTRKHVDSEQIKRDLYPLLLGLVFDNLGAGSTRGFGSVRIKEIISDYVDNEVKEKIKCIFSPNCNSREENIKNLVESRTNYGFPCYDTTDKCSVPSICKFGFKLVQCNGNCLGKIWKAVVVNNWDNYEKCKDLNLCNKVLGLPRGRNKKRRKSLISFKIIDDSNVLIHWFYTKDAYECYKVKFCIDTLVNDCIPSILTSTSM; translated from the coding sequence ATGGATAAAGTTGCAGAATTTCAATTAGAGGTTTACTCTCCTCACATGGGTGGTTTTAGTGGTAGTCCTTATAATGTAGATTTAGGAATAATTGAAAAGCCAAGACCAACAGAAATAAAAGCATTATGGAGATGGTGGTACAGAGTTTTACTAAGTGATTGTAAAAAAGATTACATAAAACTTGATGAGGAAGTTGGGAAAAGTTTAGGCAGTAATGACACTGCCTCATTATACATAGTGAGGACTAGTGATTTCGCAGAAAATATAGGGGAACTGTGTAATTCTGAATGCATTGATAATCTTGTTAATGCAATAATCAATACCGCAAACTCCTATCAGGGAGTAAAGAAGAAAAGGCTTAGCGACTTGTTAGAAATAAATGATTTCACTAAACTTGTTTTAGGCAATGTTAGTGAAAATTATAAGACAAAAATAAAAACTTTGATAGATAAAATCACCAAGGCTAAAAAGACTAGGATGTTTTTAGCATTGTTTCCAAAGAGAAATGAGGGGGAAAGTGATAGGATATATGAGGATCAAGGCAAATTAGATAATAAAGAAAAACTAAAGAACTATTTGAAAAGGCTTGTAAACGATTTAATCTTTTTTGACGAAAAGCTTACTTTTCGCCTTGAAATATATACTAGGAAGCATGTTGATAGTGAGCAAATAAAAAGAGACTTGTACCCATTACTTTTAGGTCTTGTCTTTGATAATCTTGGTGCTGGCAGTACAAGAGGTTTTGGGAGTGTACGAATAAAGGAAATAATATCTGATTATGTGGACAATGAAGTAAAAGAGAAGATAAAGTGTATCTTTTCTCCCAATTGTAATTCTCGTGAAGAAAATATTAAGAATTTGGTAGAAAGTAGGACAAACTATGGTTTCCCTTGTTACGATACTACCGATAAATGTTCAGTTCCCTCAATCTGCAAATTTGGTTTTAAACTTGTTCAGTGTAATGGAAATTGTTTAGGAAAGATTTGGAAAGCAGTTGTTGTAAATAATTGGGATAATTACGAGAAATGTAAAGATTTAAATCTGTGCAATAAAGTATTAGGATTACCAAGAGGTAGAAACAAAAAAAGGAGAAAATCGCTCATATCATTCAAGATAATCGATGATAGTAATGTTTTAATTCATTGGTTTTACACTAAGGATGCTTATGAGTGTTACAAAGTCAAATTCTGTATTGACACTCTAGTGAATGACTGTATCCCTTCAATTCTCACAAGCACAAGCATGTAA